In Nocardioides sp. JQ2195, a genomic segment contains:
- a CDS encoding SigE family RNA polymerase sigma factor, which yields MDDAEFTQWAAGCQRQLLGTAYLISGDLQRAEDLVQEALTKVALRWHRLRHTNPDAYVRTILVHDNISWWRRHRRESVVGSVRESGVRPADTETSLVVRSSLARLTEKQRAVVVLRHFEDRSERETAEILGVSVGTVKSQNSAALARLREGAPELLDLIGRT from the coding sequence GTGGATGACGCAGAGTTCACCCAGTGGGCGGCCGGCTGCCAACGGCAGCTGTTGGGCACCGCCTACCTGATCAGCGGCGACCTCCAACGTGCCGAGGACCTGGTCCAAGAAGCGCTCACCAAGGTGGCGCTGCGCTGGCACAGGCTGCGGCACACCAACCCGGACGCCTACGTGCGCACGATCCTGGTGCACGACAACATCTCGTGGTGGCGCCGCCACCGGCGGGAGTCCGTCGTCGGGTCGGTCCGGGAGTCGGGGGTGCGCCCGGCTGACACGGAGACCTCGTTGGTGGTCCGTTCCTCCTTGGCCCGCCTCACCGAGAAGCAACGCGCGGTCGTCGTGCTGCGCCACTTCGAGGACCGGTCCGAGCGCGAGACGGCCGAGATACTCGGGGTCTCCGTCGGCACCGTCAAGAGCCAGAACTCCGCCGCCCTGGCGCGGCTCCGTGAGGGCGCCCCCGAGCTCCTCGACCTGATCGGAAGGACCTGA
- the map gene encoding type I methionyl aminopeptidase, whose translation MPAVTPGTISPRRPVPASITRPEYVGQPAPSPFTGSEVKDADTIERMRAAGKLAAQARELVGEHVVPGVTTDELDRIGHEFLCDHGAYPSTLGYRGFPKSLCSSVNEVVCHGIPDSTVVQDGDIVNIDITAYLDGVHGDTNATFFAGEPDEETRLLVERTRTALERGIKAVKPGRRINIIGRVIEAYAARFGYGVVREFTGHGIGTHFHSGLVVPHYDDPSYDDEIRVGMTFTIEPMLNLGTHEWDMWEDDWTVVTKDRRRSAQFEHTLLVTEDGAEVLTLP comes from the coding sequence ATGCCCGCTGTAACCCCTGGAACCATTTCGCCCCGACGTCCCGTGCCCGCCTCGATCACCCGCCCGGAGTACGTCGGCCAGCCGGCGCCGAGCCCGTTCACCGGCAGCGAGGTCAAGGACGCCGACACCATCGAGCGGATGCGTGCCGCGGGAAAGCTGGCCGCGCAGGCCCGGGAGCTGGTCGGTGAGCACGTGGTCCCGGGTGTGACCACCGACGAGCTCGACCGGATCGGACACGAGTTCCTCTGCGACCACGGCGCCTACCCCTCCACGCTCGGCTACCGCGGCTTCCCGAAGTCGTTGTGCTCGAGCGTCAACGAGGTGGTCTGCCACGGCATCCCCGACAGCACGGTCGTCCAGGACGGCGACATCGTGAACATCGACATCACCGCGTACCTCGACGGCGTGCACGGCGACACCAACGCCACCTTCTTCGCCGGCGAGCCCGACGAGGAGACGCGGCTGCTGGTCGAGCGCACGAGGACCGCCCTCGAGCGCGGCATCAAGGCCGTCAAGCCCGGTCGCCGGATCAACATCATCGGCCGGGTCATCGAGGCCTACGCCGCCCGCTTCGGCTACGGCGTCGTGCGCGAGTTCACCGGCCACGGCATCGGCACCCACTTCCACAGTGGGCTGGTGGTGCCCCACTACGACGACCCGAGCTACGACGACGAGATCCGGGTCGGCATGACGTTCACGATCGAGCCGATGCTCAACCTCGGCACCCACGAGTGGGACATGTGGGAGGACGACTGGACCGTGGTGACCAAGGACCGCCGCCGCAGCGCCCAGTTCGAGCACACCCTGCTGGTCACCGAGGACGGCGCCGAGGTGCTGACCCTGCCCTGA
- a CDS encoding tetratricopeptide repeat protein, with the protein MNDQEIPVPPIVFPGQVDHPSGAYRRAWELLEQRAPKEALEILEPAVEAEPEANSLLSLRAWAYFMRVQLQKAEADLRLLVERDPSDVWARHTLGRTLERQSRTADALPHLKLAAAMSGDPEHEVAVLRVERQLAEAGVTSYDDLT; encoded by the coding sequence ATGAACGACCAGGAGATCCCGGTCCCGCCGATCGTCTTCCCGGGGCAGGTCGACCACCCCTCCGGTGCCTACCGACGGGCCTGGGAGCTGCTCGAGCAGCGCGCACCCAAGGAGGCGCTGGAGATCCTGGAACCGGCCGTCGAGGCCGAGCCGGAGGCCAACTCGCTGTTGTCGCTGCGTGCCTGGGCCTACTTCATGCGGGTGCAGCTGCAGAAGGCCGAGGCCGACCTGCGCCTGCTGGTCGAGCGCGACCCCTCCGACGTCTGGGCCCGCCACACCCTCGGACGGACGCTCGAACGCCAGTCTCGCACGGCAGACGCGTTGCCACACCTGAAGCTGGCTGCCGCGATGAGTGGCGACCCCGAGCACGAGGTCGCCGTGCTCCGCGTCGAACGACAGCTCGCCGAGGCCGGCGTGACGTCGTACGACGACCTGACCTGA
- a CDS encoding winged helix-turn-helix domain-containing protein, whose translation MPDGAQAVVIAIAGSIEERLRIAEMVGSSAAVVMVSSRAEAMDILAGSPGVRSEPERPRPGLAVAEQSSGLEVDSDWRVATVGDREVGLSPLEHDLLVCLLAEVGHIHTFESIQRSVWGNDHLGGRSHVQSVVKRLRRKLGDLDSPVQIDAVRGVGLRLVDVGRTRAPEGAAAPLPVPVPLPRKLPPSPTDPRLVRRSASR comes from the coding sequence GTGCCCGATGGTGCGCAAGCCGTCGTGATCGCGATCGCCGGCTCCATCGAGGAACGCCTGCGGATAGCCGAGATGGTCGGCAGCTCGGCCGCCGTGGTGATGGTCTCCTCCCGGGCGGAGGCGATGGACATCCTGGCCGGCAGCCCGGGTGTGCGTTCGGAGCCGGAACGACCGCGGCCCGGACTCGCTGTCGCCGAGCAGAGCTCGGGTCTCGAGGTGGACTCCGACTGGCGGGTGGCCACGGTGGGCGACCGTGAGGTCGGCCTGTCGCCGCTCGAGCACGACCTGCTGGTCTGCCTGCTCGCCGAGGTCGGCCACATCCACACCTTCGAGTCGATCCAGCGCAGTGTCTGGGGCAACGACCACCTCGGCGGTCGTTCCCACGTGCAGTCGGTGGTCAAGCGTCTGCGCCGCAAGCTGGGCGACCTCGACAGCCCCGTGCAGATCGACGCCGTCCGCGGGGTCGGCCTGCGCCTGGTCGACGTCGGTCGAACCCGCGCACCCGAGGGTGCCGCCGCGCCGCTGCCCGTCCCCGTCCCGCTGCCGCGGAAGCTGCCGCCCTCACCCACGGACCCTCGACTGGTACGCCGATCCGCCTCGCGCTGA
- the panB gene encoding 3-methyl-2-oxobutanoate hydroxymethyltransferase: MSEQNATEQGQEVAAPYGGGATEAKPAAGQGAPAKRVRTHHLREMKERGEKISMLTAYDMYTAQTFDEAGCELLLVGDSASNNVLGNETSLPITVDELLPLTRAVSRSVKRALVVGDLPFGSYQASPEQGYLTAVRFMKEAGAHAVKLEGGAEMVPVIEKLTQGGIPVMAHIGFTPQSEHTLGGYRVQGRGESSDRVIADAHAVQEAGAFAVVMEMVPGDVAGQISKELVIPTIGIGAGNQCDGQVLVWQDAFGLRTGRMAKFVKQYADLHGVLLSAAQEYVADVRATTFPGPDHTF, from the coding sequence ATGAGCGAGCAGAACGCGACCGAGCAGGGCCAGGAAGTCGCCGCGCCGTACGGCGGCGGGGCCACGGAGGCCAAGCCGGCAGCCGGCCAGGGCGCGCCGGCCAAGCGGGTCCGCACCCACCACCTGCGGGAGATGAAGGAGCGCGGCGAGAAGATCTCGATGCTCACCGCCTACGACATGTACACCGCGCAGACCTTCGACGAGGCCGGTTGTGAGCTGCTGCTGGTCGGCGACTCGGCCTCCAACAACGTGCTGGGCAACGAGACCTCGCTGCCGATCACGGTCGACGAGCTGCTCCCCCTGACCCGCGCGGTCAGCCGCTCGGTCAAGCGTGCGCTGGTGGTCGGTGACCTGCCGTTCGGGTCCTACCAGGCCTCCCCCGAGCAGGGCTACCTCACCGCCGTCCGCTTCATGAAGGAGGCCGGCGCGCACGCCGTGAAGCTCGAGGGCGGCGCCGAGATGGTGCCGGTGATCGAGAAGCTCACCCAGGGCGGCATCCCGGTGATGGCACACATCGGCTTCACCCCGCAGAGCGAGCACACACTGGGCGGCTACCGCGTGCAGGGCCGCGGCGAGAGCTCCGACCGGGTGATCGCCGACGCCCACGCCGTGCAGGAGGCGGGCGCGTTCGCGGTGGTCATGGAGATGGTGCCCGGCGACGTGGCCGGGCAGATCAGCAAGGAGCTGGTCATCCCCACGATCGGCATCGGTGCCGGCAACCAGTGTGACGGCCAGGTGCTGGTCTGGCAGGACGCCTTCGGCCTGCGCACCGGCCGGATGGCCAAGTTCGTCAAGCAGTACGCCGACCTCCACGGCGTCCTGCTCTCCGCGGCGCAGGAGTACGTCGCCGACGTACGTGCCACGACCTTCCCGGGTCCCGACCACACCTTCTGA
- a CDS encoding NAD(+) synthase: MDFYSAYAHGFARVAACTIPVAIADPAANAASVLAEARACHDDCVAVAVFPELCLTGYSVDDLFLQDVLLDATQEAIEEIVEASLELLPVLVVGAPIVHGTRVLNCAVVIHRGSILGVAPKSYLPTYREFYERRWFAPGDDRRDQWISLGGEDVPFGPDLIFSALDVPGLDLHVEVCEDMWVPIPPSAEAALAGATVLANLSGSPITIGRAEERRMLVRSASARCSAAYVYAAAGEGESTTDLSWDGQTMVYEMGDLLAESERFPTGSRRSVTDVDLDRLSQERLRQGTFDDNRRTHDGRAQDFRRVEFVLEAPEGDIGLRRNVDRFPFVPDDPERLALDCYEAYNIQVSGLEQRLRAIGGESWQPKVVIGVSGGLDSTHALIVAAKAMDRLGRPRSDIHAITMPGFATGDTTKSYATKLATSLGTTFEEIDIRPAATQMLDDLDHPFAQGEKVYDVTFENVQAGLRTDYLFRLANHRGGIVLGTGDLSELALGWCTYGVGDQMSHYNVNPGVPKTLVQHLIRWVIDSGQFDSDQAAEGINEVLGQILEQEITPELIPTEEGEKPQSTQDSVGPYSLQDFTLHHVIRLGYRPSKIAFLAWHAWRDVEVGEWPPGFPEERRAAYDLATVRRWLEVFIKRFFASQFKRSALPNGPKVSAGGTMSPRGDWRMPSDAAPTAWLAELENVPRDDS; this comes from the coding sequence GTGGACTTCTACTCGGCCTATGCCCATGGTTTCGCCCGTGTCGCTGCCTGCACGATCCCGGTGGCGATCGCAGATCCCGCTGCCAACGCCGCCTCGGTGCTTGCCGAGGCCCGCGCGTGTCACGACGACTGCGTGGCGGTCGCGGTGTTCCCGGAGCTGTGCCTGACCGGCTACTCGGTCGACGACCTGTTCCTCCAGGACGTGCTGCTCGACGCCACCCAGGAGGCGATCGAGGAGATCGTGGAGGCCAGCCTGGAGCTGCTGCCTGTGCTGGTCGTCGGTGCCCCGATCGTGCACGGCACCCGGGTGCTCAACTGCGCCGTCGTGATCCACCGCGGCTCGATCCTCGGTGTGGCGCCGAAGTCCTACCTGCCGACCTATCGCGAGTTCTACGAACGCCGTTGGTTCGCCCCAGGCGACGACCGCCGCGACCAGTGGATCAGCCTCGGCGGCGAGGACGTCCCGTTCGGGCCCGACCTGATCTTCAGTGCCCTCGACGTCCCCGGCCTCGACCTCCACGTCGAGGTCTGTGAGGACATGTGGGTGCCGATCCCACCGAGCGCGGAAGCTGCCCTGGCCGGTGCCACGGTCCTGGCCAACCTGTCCGGGTCGCCGATCACCATCGGGCGCGCCGAGGAGCGTCGGATGCTGGTCCGCTCGGCCAGCGCGCGCTGCTCGGCGGCGTACGTCTATGCCGCCGCAGGCGAGGGCGAGTCGACCACCGACCTCAGCTGGGACGGCCAGACGATGGTCTACGAGATGGGTGACCTGCTCGCCGAGTCCGAGCGGTTCCCGACGGGGTCGCGGCGGTCGGTGACCGACGTGGACCTCGACCGTCTGTCGCAGGAGCGACTGCGGCAGGGCACCTTCGACGACAACCGGCGCACGCACGACGGTCGGGCGCAGGACTTCCGCAGGGTCGAGTTCGTCCTGGAGGCCCCCGAGGGCGACATCGGCCTGCGTCGCAACGTCGACCGGTTCCCCTTCGTCCCCGACGATCCCGAGCGACTCGCCCTCGACTGCTACGAGGCCTACAACATCCAGGTCTCCGGCCTGGAGCAGCGGTTGCGTGCAATCGGCGGGGAGAGCTGGCAGCCCAAGGTGGTGATCGGGGTCTCCGGGGGGTTGGACTCCACGCATGCGCTCATCGTGGCGGCCAAGGCGATGGACCGGCTCGGTCGTCCCCGCAGCGACATCCATGCGATCACGATGCCCGGCTTCGCGACCGGCGACACCACCAAGTCCTACGCCACCAAGCTGGCCACCTCGCTGGGGACGACCTTCGAGGAGATCGACATCCGGCCCGCCGCCACCCAGATGCTCGACGACCTCGACCACCCCTTCGCCCAGGGTGAGAAGGTCTACGACGTCACCTTCGAGAACGTGCAGGCTGGGCTGCGCACCGACTACCTCTTCCGGCTGGCCAACCACCGCGGCGGCATCGTGCTCGGCACCGGTGACCTCTCCGAGCTCGCCCTGGGCTGGTGCACGTACGGCGTGGGTGACCAGATGTCGCACTACAACGTGAACCCGGGCGTTCCGAAGACCCTCGTGCAGCACCTGATCCGCTGGGTGATCGACTCCGGGCAGTTCGACTCCGACCAGGCCGCCGAGGGCATCAACGAGGTGCTCGGCCAGATCCTCGAGCAGGAGATCACCCCGGAGCTGATCCCCACCGAGGAGGGCGAGAAGCCCCAGTCCACCCAGGACTCGGTCGGGCCCTACTCGCTGCAGGACTTCACCCTCCACCACGTGATCCGGTTGGGCTACCGACCCAGCAAGATCGCCTTCCTGGCCTGGCACGCCTGGCGCGACGTCGAGGTGGGGGAGTGGCCTCCCGGTTTCCCCGAGGAGCGCCGTGCGGCCTACGACCTGGCCACCGTGCGCAGGTGGCTCGAGGTGTTCATCAAGCGGTTCTTCGCCTCGCAGTTCAAGCGCTCCGCGCTGCCCAACGGTCCCAAGGTGTCAGCGGGCGGAACCATGTCGCCGCGCGGGGACTGGCGGATGCCCTCCGATGCCGCACCGACCGCGTGGCTGGCCGAGCTGGAGAACGTTCCTCGCGACGACTCCTGA
- a CDS encoding S8 family serine peptidase, with protein sequence MSSTRRRSRSPRLWRKGSIRALASGLATIAVVATTLSLTGSPVSADPSTGKDKINAKLSKQLDNKGEATFWVRFAMPDLSAASKIKDWDKRGQEVYDTLTRAAESSQKDAVALLEQEGADYRTFWASNAIRVQAGDEALVTDLSAMTEVKGLYPTFEYRLEKPTKGKVIHAKQSIEWGVDNINANDVWDQYGDRGEGMVIANIDTGVDFEHPALVNQYRGNNGDGTFDHNYNWFDAAGTCGDAPCDVDAHGSHTMGTMVGSDGADNEIGVAPGATWIAANGCCPSDAALIESGQWMLAPLDLNGENPDVSKRPNIINNSWGTQSPSNDPFMEDVEEAWAASGIFGTWSNGNNGSGCETSGSPGSRILNYSVGAYDVNNDIAGFSSRGAGQDGEIKPNISAPGVNVRSSVPGGGYASYNGTSMAAPHLAGSIALLWSAAPSLVGDIDATRALLDDSATDRADAQCGGTEADNNVYGEGRLDALALIAAAPVGETGTVTGTVTDSASGDVINGATVELVGETGRTITTGADGTYNARLTAGDYTATVSKFGFETATADVTITAETTTTQDFALTPAASVNLSGTVTDGSGHDWPLHAKVTVPGAEPVFTDPETGSYEISVPGNATYDVSVEAQYPGYLGATRAVEVGGSDTTADFAVEVNSSTCEARGYAFNVEGTTEDFDSGSLPDGWTVTDEAGTEQTWLFDNPDGRDNLTGGTDGFAIADSDYFGSGGTQDTSLVSPVVDMSSVDSPVVGFKQDYNNLGDVADVDVSIDGGATWETVLSQTTDVRGPREDILELPTAAGQAAVQVRFHYYEADYDWWWQVDDVFLGSRTCDPVEGGLVVGNVTATNTGEGINGAAISSTEDPEVKTTTRPTPDDENLADGFYSLFSPQVGDVELQAASSGFETGTATVAVAANGTVRQDFALGSGHLVVTPGEVSATRQLGKSPVTRNVEVTNDGDGAVQLEFFERKGGFEILSADGSRTTKKQLMAAEGAPLRRLAVDTSFGKQAPKSRMGTNRAPAVNGPHDDPWTDIADYPSNIMDNRAVRVDGIAYSIAGGDGSASTSEVNAYDPATLAWTSKAPLPDARNAVAAGAVGGQVIVTGGWAAAGPSPSTWAYDPSADAWTAVADAPVELAASGQAVVDGKLYVVGGCTTAACTPMSDAVAAYDPASDSWETLASYPSAVAFASCGGIDGKVYCTGGNDGGGGTAASYVYDPAADSWTAIGDAPIDTWASQYAVANGTLVVNGGVQAGAISNRTFAFDAAEGAWIDLPNSNTPRYRGSASCGVYKVGGSSGSFNAAPDSEMLPGLEDCGAAAADVEWLSISPATATLAPGQTVTLKVTLDPNVAQPGTYTASVGIKEDTPFSVEPVAVTMVVDPPRRWGKLAGTVTGTSCQDEDAAIPGATVQANSDGLAWTFETDADGTYARWFDTYYSPLQLIAAKDGFVPATKRVKLRNGKTSNGDFDLKEAGCQ encoded by the coding sequence ATGTCATCGACACGACGTCGATCCCGCTCTCCGCGCTTGTGGCGGAAGGGATCGATCCGCGCCCTGGCCTCCGGGCTGGCGACCATTGCCGTGGTTGCCACCACCCTGAGCCTCACCGGATCACCGGTCTCGGCCGATCCGTCCACGGGCAAGGACAAGATCAACGCGAAGCTCTCCAAGCAGCTCGACAACAAGGGCGAGGCCACCTTCTGGGTCCGCTTCGCCATGCCGGACCTGAGCGCGGCGTCGAAGATCAAGGACTGGGACAAGCGCGGTCAGGAGGTCTACGACACGTTGACCCGGGCCGCCGAGTCCAGCCAGAAGGACGCCGTGGCCCTGCTCGAGCAGGAGGGCGCGGACTACCGGACGTTCTGGGCCAGCAACGCGATCCGGGTCCAGGCCGGCGACGAGGCCCTGGTCACGGACCTCTCGGCGATGACGGAGGTCAAGGGGCTCTACCCCACCTTCGAGTACCGCCTCGAGAAGCCGACCAAGGGGAAGGTCATCCACGCCAAGCAGTCCATCGAGTGGGGCGTGGACAACATCAACGCCAACGACGTCTGGGACCAGTACGGCGACCGCGGTGAAGGCATGGTGATCGCCAACATCGACACCGGTGTCGACTTCGAGCACCCGGCGTTGGTCAACCAGTACCGCGGCAACAACGGCGACGGCACCTTCGACCACAACTACAACTGGTTCGACGCGGCCGGCACGTGTGGCGATGCTCCCTGTGATGTCGACGCCCACGGCAGCCACACCATGGGCACCATGGTCGGCAGCGACGGGGCCGACAACGAGATCGGAGTCGCCCCGGGCGCGACGTGGATCGCGGCCAACGGCTGCTGCCCCTCCGACGCCGCGCTGATCGAGTCCGGCCAGTGGATGCTGGCGCCCCTGGACCTGAACGGGGAGAACCCGGACGTCTCCAAGCGACCCAACATCATCAACAACTCGTGGGGCACCCAGTCGCCCAGCAACGACCCGTTCATGGAGGACGTCGAGGAGGCGTGGGCCGCCTCCGGCATCTTCGGCACCTGGTCCAACGGCAACAACGGCAGTGGTTGCGAGACGTCCGGCTCACCGGGCAGCCGCATCCTGAACTACTCCGTCGGCGCCTACGACGTGAACAACGACATCGCCGGCTTCTCCAGCCGTGGTGCCGGACAGGACGGCGAGATCAAGCCGAACATCTCCGCACCCGGCGTGAACGTGCGCTCCAGCGTGCCCGGTGGTGGCTACGCCTCCTACAACGGCACGTCGATGGCCGCACCGCACCTCGCGGGCTCCATCGCGTTGCTGTGGTCGGCGGCACCGTCGCTCGTCGGTGACATCGACGCCACCCGTGCCCTGCTCGACGACTCCGCCACCGACCGGGCCGATGCCCAGTGCGGTGGCACCGAAGCCGACAACAACGTCTACGGCGAGGGCCGTCTGGACGCCCTGGCCCTGATCGCGGCGGCACCCGTCGGCGAGACCGGCACCGTGACCGGCACCGTCACCGACTCCGCGAGCGGCGACGTCATCAACGGCGCCACCGTCGAGCTGGTCGGTGAGACCGGCCGCACCATCACCACCGGCGCGGACGGCACCTACAACGCCCGACTCACGGCCGGTGACTACACCGCAACGGTCTCGAAGTTCGGCTTCGAGACCGCCACCGCCGACGTCACCATCACCGCCGAGACCACCACCACGCAGGACTTCGCGCTGACCCCGGCCGCGTCGGTGAACCTCAGCGGGACGGTCACCGACGGGAGCGGTCACGACTGGCCGCTCCACGCCAAGGTCACCGTCCCCGGTGCCGAGCCCGTCTTCACGGACCCGGAGACCGGCTCCTACGAGATCAGCGTGCCCGGCAACGCGACGTACGACGTCTCGGTCGAGGCGCAGTACCCCGGCTACCTGGGTGCCACCCGGGCCGTCGAGGTCGGCGGCAGTGACACCACCGCCGACTTCGCGGTGGAGGTCAACTCCTCCACCTGCGAGGCGCGCGGCTATGCGTTCAACGTCGAGGGGACGACCGAGGACTTCGACTCGGGCAGCCTTCCCGACGGATGGACGGTCACCGACGAGGCCGGCACCGAGCAGACCTGGCTCTTCGACAACCCCGACGGTCGGGACAACCTGACCGGCGGCACCGACGGCTTCGCCATCGCCGACAGCGACTACTTCGGCAGCGGCGGCACGCAGGACACCTCGCTGGTGAGCCCCGTGGTCGACATGTCGTCGGTCGACAGCCCCGTGGTCGGCTTCAAGCAGGACTACAACAACCTCGGCGACGTCGCCGACGTCGACGTCAGCATCGACGGCGGCGCCACCTGGGAGACGGTGCTCAGCCAGACCACCGACGTCCGCGGCCCGCGCGAGGACATCCTCGAGCTGCCGACGGCCGCCGGCCAGGCGGCGGTGCAGGTCCGGTTCCACTACTACGAGGCCGACTACGACTGGTGGTGGCAGGTCGACGACGTGTTCCTCGGCAGCCGCACCTGCGACCCCGTCGAGGGTGGGCTCGTGGTCGGCAACGTCACCGCCACGAACACCGGCGAGGGCATCAACGGAGCCGCCATCTCCAGCACGGAGGACCCGGAGGTCAAGACGACCACGAGGCCGACGCCCGACGACGAGAACCTCGCCGACGGCTTCTACTCGCTGTTCTCGCCTCAGGTCGGCGACGTCGAGCTCCAAGCCGCCTCGAGCGGCTTCGAGACCGGCACCGCGACCGTGGCCGTGGCGGCGAACGGGACGGTCCGCCAGGACTTCGCACTCGGGTCCGGCCACCTGGTCGTGACGCCCGGCGAGGTGTCGGCGACCCGGCAGCTGGGCAAGAGCCCGGTGACGCGCAACGTCGAGGTGACCAACGACGGCGACGGTGCGGTGCAGCTCGAGTTCTTCGAGCGCAAGGGTGGCTTCGAGATCCTCTCCGCCGACGGCTCCCGCACCACGAAGAAGCAGCTGATGGCGGCCGAGGGAGCACCGCTGCGCCGACTCGCCGTCGACACGTCGTTCGGCAAGCAGGCCCCGAAGTCCCGGATGGGCACCAACCGGGCGCCCGCCGTCAACGGCCCGCACGACGACCCGTGGACCGACATCGCGGACTACCCGTCCAACATCATGGACAACCGCGCCGTCCGCGTCGACGGGATCGCCTACTCCATCGCCGGTGGCGACGGATCGGCGTCGACGTCGGAGGTCAACGCCTACGACCCGGCCACCCTGGCCTGGACCTCGAAGGCCCCGCTGCCGGATGCCCGCAACGCGGTCGCAGCCGGTGCGGTGGGCGGACAGGTCATCGTCACCGGTGGTTGGGCTGCGGCGGGACCCTCGCCGTCGACCTGGGCCTACGACCCGAGCGCTGACGCGTGGACGGCGGTGGCCGACGCACCGGTCGAGCTGGCGGCGTCCGGCCAGGCCGTCGTCGACGGCAAGCTCTACGTCGTCGGTGGCTGCACGACCGCGGCCTGCACGCCGATGTCCGACGCGGTGGCGGCGTACGACCCGGCCAGCGACAGCTGGGAGACCCTGGCCAGCTACCCCAGCGCGGTGGCGTTCGCGTCGTGCGGTGGGATCGACGGCAAGGTCTACTGCACGGGTGGCAACGACGGTGGTGGCGGCACGGCCGCCAGCTACGTCTACGACCCGGCGGCCGACTCCTGGACGGCGATCGGTGACGCTCCGATCGACACCTGGGCCAGCCAGTACGCCGTGGCCAACGGCACCCTGGTCGTCAACGGTGGCGTCCAGGCAGGTGCGATCAGCAACCGCACCTTCGCCTTCGACGCGGCCGAGGGAGCCTGGATCGACCTGCCGAACTCGAACACGCCGCGCTACCGGGGCTCCGCCTCGTGCGGCGTCTACAAGGTGGGTGGATCCTCCGGCAGCTTCAACGCCGCGCCCGACAGCGAGATGCTGCCCGGCCTGGAGGACTGTGGCGCTGCTGCCGCGGACGTCGAGTGGTTGTCGATCTCGCCGGCCACGGCCACCCTGGCCCCCGGCCAGACGGTCACCCTGAAGGTCACCCTGGACCCGAACGTCGCCCAGCCGGGCACGTACACCGCATCCGTCGGGATCAAGGAGGACACCCCGTTCTCCGTCGAGCCCGTCGCGGTGACCATGGTGGTCGACCCGCCGAGGCGCTGGGGCAAGCTGGCCGGCACCGTCACGGGCACGTCGTGCCAGGACGAGGACGCGGCGATTCCCGGTGCCACCGTGCAGGCGAACTCCGACGGTCTCGCCTGGACCTTCGAGACCGACGCGGACGGCACCTACGCACGGTGGTTCGACACCTACTACAGCCCGCTGCAGCTGATCGCGGCCAAGGACGGCTTCGTCCCGGCCACGAAGCGGGTGAAGCTGCGCAACGGCAAGACCTCCAACGGCGACTTCGACCTGAAGGAGGCCGGCTGCCAGTAG
- a CDS encoding DUF4345 family protein, which translates to MTPVHALATASYAAIGAVAFARPSMVPEIFGGSAPTADSRNEIRAVYGGLTFAIAAVGLASPAAVGVLSAGMASGRAASALVEPGSGPVTKVFVGVELALAGAYFLAARSRSRRVG; encoded by the coding sequence ATGACACCTGTGCATGCCCTGGCCACGGCCTCCTACGCGGCGATCGGGGCGGTGGCGTTCGCCCGCCCGTCGATGGTTCCTGAGATCTTCGGCGGTTCGGCGCCGACCGCGGACTCGCGCAACGAGATCCGAGCGGTGTACGGCGGACTCACGTTCGCCATCGCCGCGGTCGGGCTGGCGTCGCCCGCCGCGGTCGGCGTACTCAGCGCAGGCATGGCCTCCGGCCGGGCGGCCTCCGCGCTGGTGGAGCCGGGGAGCGGTCCCGTGACCAAGGTGTTCGTCGGGGTGGAGCTGGCGCTGGCGGGCGCCTACTTCCTGGCTGCCCGGTCCCGGAGCCGCCGGGTCGGCTGA